A section of the Verrucomicrobium sp. GAS474 genome encodes:
- a CDS encoding PD-(D/E)XK nuclease family protein — translation MPSRHLLCDSPADLLGTLRLLWRGWRNPGEMGTQVTRPLTIVFPTPIHRAACKRHLLEHGLSLFNVSLLLPNHLRTRLGATLLAAPERAPLWGREELDFLLRETAARSVAHLGLDEEENPAPLCRALARNAAPLRTALDELTVAGHSFRSFLAAEERDHSHLAPLRRAWEEIEESMAPGLRARRDRLVFEAAAARPRSIPGTLVLFNCGIRQSADFSLLGAALRAWEESAVLTLLAAGQEETVEGPWFDLVEQALPGASSRLPEQDEAFAPSSAPAAPRFHITPGGEDLAQLIVRQTTVWLSESPSSAAPSHDSPIGLVFPQDSPVASRVAQLLRARDIPFHSAFSTPLPLRFEQAILADWIALQQDDLWAEPFLLFWRKVITIRAFADRFGEPQLWGGELGRALAEAYTRMPNDHVAVLAAVAAQRKPLPALDKFLKWWNGPQGEGRWPAEAPLRDYLDRLSAQLDLLVGPLGKQIRGFLSRELTRLASEWRRPVSREAACSLLLSFVTRREETRDASEWAPVHLLSPEAARGLPWRRLLLAEVTERQWPRPDAGKSGSSPLLSDALRERLNAQVRRPSPSGEGAGKSEESYLPGTAPLLTGLVHAHLERETFAALLDGGAEEIVLCSAAANEIDGARELHPSEFFRQAWEAHRGPWNDGLPALLLKAADMKAADPTPARPSTDSPALDAVAQARRARTDPQTAFNEFSFLLRSGPGKPNPLAEITARAAEATLRDPATAWFAHALRLDANERERPEWTEESRWALFQGNLLHRLIEQSITRLRPATAEGLHLGSRWIPIPEIAAWDAALAASLAEGEAELRRAFTAARREPPRWWRSEWQRLATHVGQLARKCRAQLPAAFTHIAVEIPLTPPLSDSAGGGESVLPPLLWKGKADLVALDAPTPEEATRAVVIDFKTGENARDFSPGETAREGTYFQLVVYAALLRATWPHLRETHALVLHRGAEEPAAPVEVDPADPAFAPLWAVLREAWIEGRWGQFLALRERFTQKKAVPLALLDIPAKTLAAKWARTPGLSVWERGKKSA, via the coding sequence ATGCCCTCCCGCCACCTCCTCTGCGACAGCCCCGCCGACCTCCTCGGCACGCTGCGCCTCCTGTGGCGGGGCTGGCGGAATCCCGGAGAGATGGGGACGCAGGTCACCCGGCCCCTCACGATCGTCTTCCCGACGCCGATCCACCGCGCCGCCTGCAAGCGACACCTGCTGGAGCACGGCCTCTCCCTCTTCAACGTCTCCCTCCTCCTGCCGAACCACCTCCGCACCCGGCTCGGCGCGACGCTCCTGGCGGCCCCCGAACGCGCCCCGCTCTGGGGCCGGGAGGAGCTCGACTTCCTCCTGCGGGAAACCGCCGCCCGCTCCGTCGCCCACCTCGGCCTCGACGAGGAGGAGAACCCCGCCCCCCTCTGCCGCGCCCTCGCGCGGAACGCAGCCCCGCTCCGCACCGCCCTCGACGAGCTGACCGTCGCGGGCCATTCCTTCCGCTCCTTCCTCGCCGCCGAGGAGCGGGACCACTCCCACCTCGCCCCGCTCCGCCGCGCGTGGGAGGAGATCGAGGAGAGCATGGCCCCCGGCCTCCGGGCGAGGCGGGACCGCCTCGTCTTCGAGGCCGCCGCCGCCCGCCCCCGGTCGATCCCCGGCACCCTCGTCCTCTTCAACTGCGGCATCCGGCAGAGCGCCGACTTCTCCCTCCTCGGCGCCGCCCTCCGGGCGTGGGAGGAGAGCGCCGTCCTCACCCTCCTCGCCGCCGGGCAGGAGGAAACCGTCGAGGGGCCCTGGTTCGACCTCGTCGAGCAGGCCCTCCCCGGGGCCTCCTCCCGATTGCCCGAACAGGACGAGGCCTTCGCCCCGTCGTCCGCCCCCGCCGCTCCCCGCTTCCACATCACCCCCGGGGGCGAAGACCTCGCCCAACTCATCGTGAGGCAGACGACGGTCTGGCTTTCCGAGTCCCCTTCATCGGCAGCGCCCTCCCACGACAGCCCCATCGGCCTCGTCTTCCCGCAGGATTCGCCCGTCGCCTCCCGCGTCGCCCAGCTCCTCCGGGCGCGCGATATCCCGTTCCATTCCGCCTTCTCCACCCCCCTCCCGCTCCGCTTCGAGCAGGCGATCCTTGCCGACTGGATCGCCCTCCAGCAGGACGACCTCTGGGCCGAGCCCTTCCTCCTCTTCTGGCGGAAAGTCATCACGATCCGGGCCTTCGCCGACCGCTTCGGCGAGCCCCAGCTCTGGGGCGGCGAACTCGGCCGCGCCCTCGCCGAGGCCTACACCCGGATGCCGAACGACCACGTCGCCGTCCTCGCCGCCGTCGCCGCCCAGCGGAAGCCCCTCCCCGCCCTCGACAAGTTCCTGAAATGGTGGAACGGCCCCCAGGGCGAAGGGCGCTGGCCCGCCGAGGCCCCCCTGCGAGACTACCTCGACCGCCTCTCCGCGCAGCTCGACCTCCTCGTCGGCCCCCTCGGGAAGCAGATCCGGGGCTTCCTCTCGCGGGAGTTGACCCGCCTCGCCTCCGAGTGGCGGCGGCCCGTCAGCCGCGAGGCGGCGTGCAGCCTCCTCCTCTCCTTCGTCACCCGGAGGGAGGAGACGCGGGACGCCTCCGAATGGGCCCCCGTCCACCTCCTCTCCCCCGAGGCGGCGCGCGGCCTCCCGTGGCGACGCCTCCTCCTCGCCGAAGTCACCGAGCGCCAGTGGCCCCGGCCCGACGCGGGGAAGAGCGGTTCCTCCCCCCTCCTCTCCGACGCCCTCCGGGAGCGGCTCAACGCCCAGGTCCGCCGCCCCTCCCCCTCCGGCGAGGGCGCGGGGAAGAGCGAGGAAAGCTACCTTCCCGGCACCGCCCCCCTGCTGACCGGCCTCGTCCACGCCCACCTGGAACGGGAAACCTTCGCCGCCCTCCTCGACGGCGGGGCCGAGGAAATCGTCCTCTGCAGCGCCGCCGCCAACGAGATCGACGGCGCGCGGGAACTCCACCCCTCCGAGTTCTTCCGCCAGGCCTGGGAGGCGCATCGCGGCCCCTGGAACGACGGCCTCCCCGCCCTCCTCCTGAAGGCTGCCGATATGAAGGCGGCCGATCCGACGCCCGCCCGCCCATCGACCGATTCCCCCGCCCTCGATGCGGTCGCCCAGGCCCGCCGCGCGCGGACCGATCCGCAAACCGCCTTCAACGAATTCTCCTTCCTCCTCCGCTCCGGCCCCGGGAAGCCCAACCCCCTTGCGGAGATCACCGCCCGCGCCGCCGAGGCGACCCTCCGGGACCCGGCGACCGCCTGGTTCGCCCACGCCCTCCGCCTCGACGCGAACGAGCGGGAGCGCCCCGAATGGACCGAGGAAAGCCGCTGGGCACTTTTCCAGGGAAACCTCCTCCACCGCCTCATCGAGCAATCGATCACCCGCCTCCGGCCCGCGACCGCCGAGGGATTGCATCTGGGCTCCCGCTGGATCCCGATCCCCGAAATCGCCGCGTGGGACGCCGCCCTCGCCGCCTCCCTCGCCGAGGGCGAGGCCGAACTCCGGCGCGCCTTCACCGCCGCCCGGCGGGAGCCCCCCCGCTGGTGGAGGAGCGAATGGCAGCGCCTCGCCACCCACGTCGGCCAGCTCGCCCGGAAATGCCGCGCCCAGCTCCCCGCCGCCTTCACCCACATCGCCGTCGAGATCCCCCTGACGCCGCCCCTTTCCGATTCCGCGGGCGGCGGCGAGTCCGTCCTCCCGCCGCTGTTGTGGAAGGGGAAAGCCGACCTCGTCGCCCTCGACGCCCCGACCCCGGAGGAGGCGACCCGCGCCGTCGTCATCGACTTCAAGACCGGCGAGAACGCCAGGGACTTCTCCCCCGGGGAGACCGCGCGGGAGGGGACCTACTTCCAGCTCGTCGTCTACGCCGCCCTCCTCCGCGCCACCTGGCCCCACCTCCGCGAGACCCACGCCCTCGTCCTCCACCGCGGGGCCGAGGAACCGGCCGCCCCCGTCGAGGTCGATCCCGCCGATCCCGCCTTCGCCCCCCTCTGGGCCGTCCTCCGCGAGGCGTGGATCGAGGGCCGGTGGGGCCAGTTCCTCGCGCTCCGGGAACGGTTCACCCAGAAAAAGGCGGTCCCCCTCGCCCTCCTCGACATTCCGGCGAAGACCCTCGCGGCCAAGTGGGCGCGGACTCCCGGCCTCTCCGTCTGGGAGCGGGGCAAGAAATCGGCGTAA
- the rpsL gene encoding 30S ribosomal protein S12 gives MPTINQLVRKGRSQAKNKTKAPALKNCPQRRGVCVQVMTRTPKKPNSALRKVAKVRLTNGQEVIAYIPGEGHNLQEHSIVLVRGGRVKDLPGVRYHIVRGTLDATGAVGPSSTNKLNRNVSRSKYGVKKPKAGAAAAKK, from the coding sequence ATGCCGACGATCAACCAGTTAGTGCGTAAGGGCCGTAGCCAGGCGAAGAACAAGACCAAGGCTCCCGCCCTTAAGAACTGCCCGCAGCGCCGTGGCGTTTGCGTGCAGGTCATGACCCGCACCCCGAAGAAGCCGAACTCCGCGCTCCGCAAGGTCGCCAAGGTTCGCCTCACGAACGGGCAGGAAGTCATCGCCTACATCCCCGGTGAAGGCCACAATCTCCAGGAACACTCGATCGTCCTCGTTCGCGGCGGTCGTGTTAAGGATTTGCCCGGTGTCCGTTACCACATCGTCCGCGGCACCCTCGACGCCACCGGCGCCGTCGGGCCGAGCAGCACCAACAAGCTGAACCGTAACGTCAGCCGCAGCAAGTACGGCGTCAAGAAGCCGAAGGCCGGCGCCGCCGCCGCCAAGAAGTAA
- a CDS encoding SIS domain-containing protein, whose product MSSEAVAYGSIVETQFAELRALVEAAGSSIGPVSAMAEVVVAALRGGKKILTAGNGGSASDALHMAEELIGRYRSDRVALPAVCLAADATALTCIGNDFGFDKIFSRQVEGLGRPGDVLVVYSTSGNSRNLVLAVQAAKDLGVKTLGLLGKDGGELAPLVDVAWIVPAKNTARIQELHTWAMHAILETVEVAFPAA is encoded by the coding sequence ATGAGTAGCGAAGCAGTGGCATACGGGTCAATCGTCGAAACACAATTCGCCGAGCTGCGCGCTCTGGTCGAGGCCGCCGGGAGCTCGATCGGTCCCGTCTCCGCCATGGCCGAGGTCGTCGTCGCCGCCCTGCGCGGGGGGAAGAAGATCCTCACCGCCGGGAACGGCGGGAGCGCCTCCGACGCCCTCCACATGGCCGAGGAACTGATCGGCCGTTACCGGAGCGACCGCGTCGCCCTTCCCGCCGTCTGCCTCGCCGCCGATGCCACCGCCCTGACCTGCATCGGGAACGACTTCGGCTTCGACAAGATCTTCTCCCGCCAGGTCGAGGGGCTGGGCCGTCCCGGCGACGTCCTCGTCGTCTACTCGACCAGCGGGAACTCGAGGAATCTCGTCCTGGCCGTCCAGGCCGCGAAGGATCTCGGCGTGAAGACCCTTGGCCTCCTCGGCAAGGACGGCGGGGAACTCGCCCCCCTCGTCGACGTCGCCTGGATCGTCCCGGCGAAGAACACCGCCCGCATCCAGGAACTCCATACCTGGGCGATGCACGCCATTCTGGAGACCGTCGAGGTCGCCTTCCCGGCGGCCTAA
- the ligA gene encoding NAD-dependent DNA ligase LigA, translated as MSESGKNPEERHSELVAEINRHNHAYYVDAAPTISDQEYDLLYRNLLKLEQQHPDLITSDSPTQVVGEGSWSRMQGSWSQIQGSWEQLNTRIGPALTYFASVPHAAPMLSLDNTYSKEEVEEFTKRVAKLLLGKPHSFVVEPKVDGVAVSLRYEGGRLVLGATRGDGKQGDDVTQNLRTIRRLPLTLAPVDGASLPEVLEVRGEVYFPSAGFAEMNRKRVEAGEAPFANPRNAAAGSLKQLDPKLVAQRPLAIVLYGPGEMKGVDCATQEEWFALLPRFGLPTPSWHRPCADTAAVLAAIEELDALRKTFPYETDGAVVKLNEWPLRAQLGLTSKAPRWAMAYKYSAERARTKLNDVTFQVGRTGTITPVAEMEPVFVSGSTVRRATLHNLDDLERKGVRKGDFVYVEKAGEVIPAVVGVDLEARTGAEEPVVAPALCPSCQAPLTREGIFLRCTNTARCPEQVKQRLLHYAQRSAMDIENLGDAAAEQLIQKGLVRDPVDLYGLALEPVMALDRMAEKSARNLLDGIAASKERPLGKFLFALGIIHVGATSGNDLAAHFGSLEALMNASLEEIESVPQIGGVMAKSLRDYFDNPENRALLQRYLDAGLRFTVPQKATEGPLFGKTFVLTGTLSAPREAFAERIRAAGGKIAGSVSKKTDYLLAGEGGGQKAKDAKKHEVPVLDEAAFERLVRGEEPFLPAGTFQLEG; from the coding sequence ATGAGCGAAAGCGGCAAAAATCCCGAAGAACGACACTCCGAATTGGTGGCCGAAATCAATCGTCATAATCACGCCTATTATGTCGATGCAGCGCCCACAATTTCCGACCAGGAATACGATCTCCTCTATCGAAATCTCCTCAAACTTGAACAACAACACCCTGATCTCATCACTTCAGACTCCCCTACTCAGGTAGTGGGAGAAGGCTCTTGGAGCCGCATGCAAGGGTCCTGGAGCCAAATTCAAGGATCTTGGGAGCAACTCAATACGAGAATAGGACCTGCACTTACCTACTTCGCATCGGTCCCCCATGCCGCCCCGATGCTCTCCCTCGACAACACCTATTCCAAGGAGGAGGTCGAGGAATTCACGAAGCGGGTCGCCAAGCTCCTCCTCGGCAAGCCCCATTCCTTCGTCGTCGAGCCGAAGGTCGACGGCGTCGCCGTCAGCCTCCGCTACGAGGGAGGCCGCCTCGTCCTCGGCGCGACCCGGGGCGACGGTAAGCAGGGCGACGACGTCACCCAGAACCTCCGCACCATCCGCCGCCTTCCCCTCACCCTTGCCCCCGTCGACGGCGCCTCCCTCCCCGAGGTCCTCGAGGTCCGGGGCGAGGTCTACTTCCCCTCCGCCGGGTTCGCCGAGATGAACCGGAAGCGGGTCGAGGCGGGGGAGGCCCCCTTCGCCAACCCCCGCAACGCCGCCGCCGGATCGCTGAAGCAGCTCGACCCGAAGCTCGTCGCCCAGCGTCCCCTCGCCATCGTCCTCTACGGGCCGGGGGAGATGAAGGGGGTCGATTGCGCCACGCAGGAGGAATGGTTCGCCCTCCTCCCCCGGTTCGGCCTCCCCACCCCCTCGTGGCATCGCCCCTGCGCCGACACCGCCGCCGTCCTCGCCGCCATCGAGGAACTCGACGCGCTGCGGAAGACCTTCCCCTACGAGACCGACGGGGCCGTCGTGAAGCTCAACGAATGGCCCCTCCGCGCCCAGCTGGGCCTCACCTCGAAGGCCCCCCGCTGGGCGATGGCCTACAAGTACAGCGCGGAACGGGCGCGGACGAAGCTGAACGACGTCACCTTCCAGGTCGGCCGCACCGGGACGATCACCCCCGTCGCCGAGATGGAGCCGGTCTTCGTCTCGGGCTCGACGGTGCGGCGGGCGACCCTCCACAACCTCGACGACCTGGAGCGGAAGGGTGTGCGGAAGGGCGACTTCGTCTACGTCGAGAAAGCCGGGGAGGTCATCCCCGCCGTCGTCGGCGTCGACCTCGAGGCCCGGACCGGGGCCGAAGAGCCGGTCGTCGCCCCCGCCCTCTGCCCCTCCTGCCAGGCCCCCCTCACCCGCGAGGGGATCTTCCTCCGCTGCACGAACACCGCCCGCTGCCCGGAACAGGTGAAGCAACGGCTCCTCCACTACGCCCAGCGGTCGGCGATGGACATCGAGAACCTCGGCGACGCGGCGGCCGAACAGCTCATCCAGAAGGGCCTCGTCCGCGACCCCGTCGATCTCTACGGCCTCGCCCTCGAGCCGGTCATGGCCCTCGACCGGATGGCCGAGAAGTCGGCCCGGAACCTCCTCGACGGCATCGCGGCGAGCAAGGAGCGGCCCCTCGGCAAGTTCCTCTTCGCCCTCGGCATCATCCACGTCGGGGCGACGTCGGGGAACGACCTCGCCGCCCACTTCGGCTCCCTGGAGGCCCTCATGAACGCCTCGCTGGAGGAGATCGAGAGCGTCCCGCAGATCGGCGGCGTCATGGCGAAGAGCCTCCGCGATTATTTCGACAACCCGGAGAACCGGGCCCTCCTCCAACGCTACCTCGACGCCGGGCTCCGCTTCACCGTCCCGCAGAAGGCGACCGAGGGGCCCCTCTTCGGCAAGACCTTCGTCCTCACCGGCACCCTCTCCGCCCCCCGCGAGGCCTTCGCCGAACGGATCCGCGCCGCCGGGGGGAAGATCGCGGGGAGCGTCAGCAAGAAGACCGACTACCTCCTCGCCGGGGAGGGCGGCGGCCAGAAGGCGAAGGACGCGAAGAAGCACGAAGTCCCGGTCCTCGACGAAGCCGCCTTCGAGCGGCTGGTCCGGGGCGAGGAGCCCTTTCTCCCGGCAGGGACATTCCAACTGGAAGGCTGA
- the bcp gene encoding thioredoxin-dependent thiol peroxidase, translating to MSLPKLGSKAPAFSAPTQTGEIVSLKELLLQDKPVVLFFYPKDDTPGCTVEACSFRDAYATLRKKATLLGVSPDPADKHEKFAAKFKLPYPLLADTEKEIVAAYGVWIEKALYGKKYMGVARTTFIIDAKGKIAKIFEKVKPEGHAGEVLAALKDL from the coding sequence ATGAGCCTCCCCAAACTCGGCTCGAAAGCCCCCGCCTTCAGCGCCCCGACCCAGACCGGGGAGATCGTCTCCCTGAAGGAATTGCTCCTTCAGGACAAGCCAGTCGTCCTCTTCTTCTATCCGAAGGACGATACCCCCGGCTGCACCGTCGAGGCCTGCAGCTTCCGGGACGCCTATGCCACCCTGCGGAAGAAAGCGACCCTCCTCGGCGTCAGCCCCGATCCGGCCGACAAGCACGAGAAATTCGCCGCCAAGTTCAAGCTCCCCTACCCGCTCCTCGCCGACACGGAGAAGGAGATCGTCGCCGCCTACGGCGTCTGGATCGAGAAAGCCCTCTACGGGAAGAAGTACATGGGCGTCGCCCGGACGACCTTCATCATCGATGCCAAAGGCAAGATCGCGAAGATCTTCGAGAAGGTGAAGCCCGAGGGCCACGCGGGGGAAGTACTGGCGGCGTTGAAGGATTTGTAG
- the rpsG gene encoding 30S ribosomal protein S7 — MARRRSAAKRETIPDAKYESTLVTRLITSLMLSGKRATAEKIVYGAIDSINEGNKDSNPLDILKRAIDNVKPRLEVKSRRVGGATYQVPMEVPPERQLALAMRWIVGFAQKRRGTSMLKALAAELKDAANAQGNAIKKRDDVHKMAQANRAFAHLRF; from the coding sequence ATGGCCAGACGCCGCAGCGCCGCTAAGCGCGAAACCATTCCCGACGCGAAGTACGAGTCGACCCTCGTCACCCGCCTCATCACCTCCCTCATGCTCTCGGGCAAGCGGGCGACCGCCGAGAAGATTGTCTACGGCGCGATCGACTCGATCAACGAGGGGAACAAGGACAGCAACCCCCTCGACATCCTCAAGCGGGCCATTGACAACGTGAAGCCCCGCCTCGAGGTCAAGTCCCGCCGCGTCGGCGGTGCGACCTACCAGGTTCCGATGGAAGTTCCGCCCGAACGCCAGCTCGCCCTCGCGATGCGCTGGATCGTCGGCTTCGCCCAGAAGCGTCGCGGCACCTCGATGCTCAAGGCCCTCGCCGCCGAGCTCAAGGACGCGGCCAATGCCCAGGGCAACGCCATCAAGAAGCGGGACGACGTGCACAAGATGGCTCAGGCCAATCGTGCGTTCGCCCACCTCCGCTTCTAA
- a CDS encoding N-acetylmuramic acid 6-phosphate etherase: MKRQPLASAPATPVTLGIEGGATNTTWAILDAAGNVVGKGKGNNSGNLHHLDDAQLASLFASIRAGIGAGFRVAAIGGAFAGCHLPAAKLRAENHLRAVWPDVEKIVVGEDTRSAFAAAHGDKDGIIVIAGTGSNVQGRNGDRWEKAGGWGHLFGDFGGGYDIARRGLEAAYKHFDSTGETGLLAQAFLEKSGQNNLVEFVTWILEHDSKTEVASLVLAVFEAAAKGDKLAHAALAEGAAHLADRVLFVARRLGLKKPDIGIIGSLPEKNPFYFAMFEKEVRKRITAGRLFIITLPGAVGAALMIPGTALSDSAAQPAKKGEKAVKVMKAGKAIAATPYAQATTEERNPRSGGLDKKSVADLVALFVDEERQVEKALKKAEPSLVAAAGKIAAALKAGGRLFYVGAGTSGRLGILDASEMPPTFNVPPSLVQGIIAGGSEAVFKAQEGAEDSADGGRDAIRSRGIGKKDIVVGITASGTAPFVRAAIEEAARIGAQTVLLVCNPNYPKLKAAKTVVVLPTGPELVTGSTRLKAGTATKLALNLFSTIAMIRTGRVRDNLMINVRPTNVKLKDRARRLVKTLTGVSDDDALKRLEKTKWDVAKAVDLKK, translated from the coding sequence ATGAAAAGACAACCCCTTGCTTCCGCTCCGGCTACTCCCGTCACCCTCGGCATCGAGGGCGGAGCCACCAACACGACCTGGGCGATCCTCGACGCCGCCGGGAACGTCGTCGGCAAGGGCAAGGGCAACAACAGCGGCAACCTCCACCACCTGGACGATGCCCAGCTCGCCTCCCTCTTCGCGTCGATCCGCGCCGGGATCGGCGCCGGCTTCCGCGTCGCCGCCATCGGCGGGGCCTTCGCGGGCTGCCATCTCCCTGCGGCGAAGCTCCGGGCGGAGAACCATCTCCGCGCCGTCTGGCCCGATGTCGAGAAGATCGTCGTCGGGGAGGACACCCGCTCCGCCTTCGCGGCGGCGCACGGGGACAAGGACGGCATCATCGTCATCGCCGGGACCGGTTCCAACGTCCAGGGCCGCAACGGCGACCGCTGGGAGAAGGCGGGCGGCTGGGGCCACCTCTTCGGCGACTTCGGCGGCGGCTACGACATCGCCCGGCGCGGCCTCGAGGCGGCCTACAAGCATTTCGACTCGACCGGGGAAACCGGCCTCCTCGCCCAGGCCTTCCTCGAAAAGTCGGGCCAGAACAACCTCGTCGAATTCGTGACGTGGATCCTCGAGCACGATTCCAAGACCGAGGTCGCCTCCCTCGTCCTCGCCGTCTTCGAGGCGGCGGCGAAGGGGGACAAGCTGGCCCATGCCGCCCTCGCCGAGGGCGCGGCCCATCTGGCCGACCGGGTCCTCTTCGTCGCCCGGCGCCTCGGGTTGAAGAAGCCCGACATCGGGATCATCGGCAGCCTCCCGGAGAAGAACCCCTTCTATTTCGCGATGTTCGAGAAGGAAGTCCGCAAGCGGATCACCGCCGGACGCCTCTTCATCATCACCCTGCCCGGCGCCGTCGGCGCGGCGCTGATGATCCCCGGCACCGCCCTCTCCGACTCTGCCGCCCAACCTGCCAAGAAGGGGGAAAAGGCCGTGAAGGTCATGAAGGCCGGCAAGGCGATCGCCGCCACCCCCTACGCCCAGGCGACGACCGAGGAGCGGAATCCCCGCTCCGGCGGCCTCGACAAGAAGAGCGTCGCCGACCTCGTCGCGCTCTTCGTCGATGAGGAACGCCAGGTCGAGAAGGCGCTGAAGAAGGCCGAGCCCTCCCTCGTCGCCGCCGCCGGGAAGATCGCCGCCGCCCTCAAGGCCGGGGGCCGTCTCTTCTACGTCGGGGCCGGGACCAGTGGCCGCCTCGGCATCCTCGATGCGAGCGAGATGCCCCCCACCTTCAACGTCCCGCCGAGCCTCGTCCAGGGGATCATCGCGGGAGGCTCCGAGGCCGTCTTCAAGGCCCAGGAAGGGGCCGAGGACAGCGCCGACGGCGGGCGCGACGCCATCCGCTCCCGCGGCATCGGGAAGAAGGACATCGTCGTCGGCATCACCGCCAGCGGCACCGCCCCCTTCGTCCGCGCCGCCATCGAGGAAGCCGCCCGGATCGGCGCCCAGACGGTCCTCCTCGTCTGCAACCCGAATTATCCGAAGCTGAAGGCGGCCAAGACCGTCGTCGTCCTCCCCACCGGCCCCGAGCTGGTCACCGGCTCGACCCGCCTGAAGGCGGGGACTGCGACGAAGCTGGCGCTGAACCTCTTCAGCACCATCGCGATGATCCGCACCGGCCGGGTCCGCGACAACCTGATGATCAACGTCCGCCCGACGAACGTGAAGCTGAAGGACCGCGCCCGCCGCCTGGTGAAGACCCTGACCGGCGTCAGCGACGACGACGCGCTGAAGCGCTTGGAAAAGACGAAGTGGGACGTGGCAAAGGCCGTCGATCTGAAGAAGTAG
- a CDS encoding LptF/LptG family permease: MKILLRHLFVSLLSSFLFCLGACLLLLIVQDLFNSIDEFTQNRDRASLIFSYYGALIPGALLMVLPPALLFSTLYTLLTLNRTSQLVAMQACGVSPGAIFLPFIVLGFAGTVLLYFLTLGPGGDARARQKSIMEELRSKPGTERVYNAQVYRDSSRHRTWFVQSLSLSTNLASEIEVCDQNEAGRDVRLLFARRGLWDAATATWTLEDVLVESFDEQGAMATQQFFDRFPLSDAGEAAAPQQMVKTLRSPDEMSIGDLRRAVDNSEIDAARLSPYQAQIDYLLVYPWAAVVLVLFALPQGLESGRRHVGAGVFNAIFLLIGFYVVWNFFLALGRSGRLPPFLAVLIPMLGFGGWALWRIARMGGFNLLENLLPRTESDAKA, translated from the coding sequence GTGAAGATTCTCCTTCGCCACCTTTTTGTTTCCCTCCTGAGTTCGTTCCTGTTCTGCCTGGGGGCGTGCCTCCTGCTGCTGATCGTCCAGGACCTCTTCAATTCGATCGACGAATTCACCCAGAACCGGGACCGGGCCTCCCTGATCTTCTCCTATTACGGGGCGCTGATCCCGGGGGCGCTCCTGATGGTCCTCCCCCCGGCCCTCCTCTTCTCCACTCTCTATACGCTCCTGACGCTGAACCGGACGAGCCAGCTGGTGGCGATGCAGGCCTGCGGCGTCAGCCCCGGGGCGATCTTCCTTCCTTTCATCGTCCTCGGCTTCGCGGGGACGGTCCTCCTCTACTTCCTCACCCTCGGCCCCGGGGGCGACGCCCGCGCCCGCCAGAAGTCGATCATGGAGGAGCTCCGGAGCAAGCCGGGGACGGAGCGCGTCTATAACGCCCAGGTCTACCGCGATTCCTCCCGCCACCGGACCTGGTTCGTCCAATCCCTCTCCCTTTCGACGAACCTGGCCTCCGAGATCGAGGTCTGCGACCAGAACGAGGCGGGCCGGGACGTCCGCCTCCTCTTCGCCCGCCGGGGGCTCTGGGACGCCGCGACGGCGACCTGGACGCTGGAGGACGTCCTCGTCGAGTCGTTCGACGAGCAGGGGGCGATGGCGACACAGCAGTTCTTCGACCGCTTCCCCCTCTCCGACGCCGGGGAGGCCGCCGCCCCCCAGCAGATGGTGAAGACCCTGCGGAGCCCCGACGAGATGTCGATCGGCGACCTCCGCCGCGCCGTCGACAACTCGGAGATCGATGCCGCCCGCCTCTCCCCCTACCAGGCCCAGATCGATTACCTCCTCGTCTACCCCTGGGCGGCGGTGGTCCTCGTCCTCTTCGCCCTCCCGCAGGGGCTCGAATCGGGGCGGCGGCACGTCGGCGCAGGGGTCTTCAACGCCATCTTCCTCCTGATCGGCTTCTACGTGGTCTGGAATTTCTTCCTAGCGCTGGGCCGAAGCGGCCGTCTGCCCCCCTTCCTCGCCGTCCTGATCCCGATGCTCGGCTTCGGCGGCTGGGCGCTCTGGCGGATCGCCCGGATGGGCGGCTTCAACCTCCTGGAAAACCTCCTCCCCAGAACCGAATCCGACGCCAAAGCATGA